The following is a genomic window from Panulirus ornatus isolate Po-2019 chromosome 16, ASM3632096v1, whole genome shotgun sequence.
tagaggcagtgaaaagttttttatcgaggatgtaaggcatgtgtacgtgtaggagagaggaaagtgattggttctcagtgaatgtaggtttgcggcaggggtgtgtgatgtctccatggttgtttaatttgtttatggatggggttgttagggaggtgaatgcaagagttttggaaagaggggcaagtatgcagtctgttgtggatgagagagcttgggaagttagtcagttgttgttcgctgatgatacagcgctggtggctgatttatttgagaaactgcaaaagctggtgactgagcttggtaaagtgtgtgaaagaagaaagttaagagtaaatgtgaatcagagcaaggttattacgtacagtagggttgaaggtcaagtcaatcgggaggtaagtttgaatggagaaaaactggaggaagtaaagtgttttagatatctgggagtggatctggctgcggatggaaacatggaagcggaagtgaatcataggatggtggtgggggcgataattctgggagccttgaagaatgtgtggaagtcgagaacattatctcggaaagcaaaaatgggtatgtttgaaggaatagtggttccaacaatgttgtatggttgcgaggcgtgggctatggataaagttgcgcgcaggagggtggatgtgctggaaatgagatgtttgaggacaatattttggtgtgaggtggtttgatcgagtaagtaatgtaagggtaagagatatgtgtggtaataaaaagagtgtggctgagagagcagaagagggtgttttgaaatggtttggtcacatggagagaatgagtgaggaaagattgaccaagaggatatatatgtcagaggtggagggaacgaggagaagtgggagaccaacttggaggtggaaagatggagtgaaaaagattttgtgtgatcggggcctgaacatgcaggagggtgaaaggcgtgcaaggaatagagtgaattggaacgatgtggtataccggggtcgacatgctgtcaatggattgagccagggcatgtgaagcgtctggggtaagccaaggaaagttctgtgagtcctggatgtggaaagggagctgtggtttcggttcattattacatgacagctagagactgagtgtgaacgaatggggcctttgttgtcttttcctagcgctacctcgcacacataaggagcagggggttgttatttcatgtgtgacgaggtggcgatgggagtgaataaaggcagccagtatgaattatgtacatgtgtatatatgtatatgtctgtgtgtgtatatagatatgtatacgttgagatgtataggttgtatatttgcgcgtgtggacgtgtatatatatacatgtgtatgtgggtgggttggaccattctttcgtctgtgtccttgcgctacctcgctaacgcgggagacagcgtcaaagcaaaatagataaataaatgaataagattatatatatatattatatatatatatatatatatatatatatatatatatattatatatatatattttttttttttttatactttgtcgctgtctcccgcgtttgcgaggtagcgcaaggaaacagacgaaagaaatggcccaacccccccccccccatacacatgtacatacgtccacacacgcaaatatacatacctacacagctttccatggtttaccccagacgcttcacatgccttgattcaatccactgacagcacgtcaacccctgtataccacatcgctccaattcactctattccttgccctcctttcaccctcctgcatgttcaggccccgatcacacaaaatctttttcactccatctttccacctccaatttggtctccctcttctcctcgttccctccacctccgacacatatatcctcttggtcaatctttcctcactcattctctccatgtgcccaaaccatttcaaaacaccctcttctgctctctcaaccacgctctttttatttccacacatctctcttacccttacgttacttactcgatcaaaccacctcacaccacacattgtcctcaaacatctcatttccagcacatccatcctcctgcgcacatctctatccatagcccacgcctcgcaaccatacaacattgttggacccactattccttcaaacatacccatttttgctttccgagataatgttctcgacttccacacatttttcaaggctcccaaaattttcgccccctcccccgccctatgatccacttccgcttccatggttccatctgctgacagatccactcccagatatctaaaacactacatatatatatatatatatatatatatatatgattcatgtgagaaactgcagaagctggtgactgagtttggtaaagtgtgtgaaagaagaaagttaagagtaaatgtgaataaaaacaagtttattaggtacagtagggttgagggtcaagtcaattgggagataagtttgaatggagataaactggaggaagtaaagtgttttagatatctgggagtggatatggaagcggatggaaccatggaaacggaagtgaatcatagggtgggggagggggcgaaaatcctgggagccttgaagaatgtgtggaagtcgagaacattatctcggaaagcaaaaatgggtatgtttgaaggaaaagtggttccaacaatgttgtatggttgcgaggcgtgggctatggatagagttgtgcgcagtagggttgatgtgctggaaatgagatgtttgaggacaatgtgtggtgtgagttggtttgatcgagtaagtaatgtaagggtaagagagatgtgtggaaataaaaagagcgtggttgagagagcagaagagggtgttttgaaatggtttgggtacatggagagaatgagtgaggaaagattgaccaagaggatatatgtgtcggaggtggagggaacgaggagaagtgggagaccaaattggaggtggaaagatggagtgaaaaagattttgagtgatcggggcctgaacatgcaagagagtgaaaggcgggcaaggaatagagtgaattggatcgatgtggtataccggggttgacgtgctgtcaatggattgaatcagcgcatgtgaagcgtgtggggtaaaccatggaaagttgtgtggggcctggatgtggaaagggagttgtggtttcgggcattattgcatgacagctagagactgagtgtgaacgaatggggcctttgttgtcttttcccagcgctacctcgcacacatgaggggggagggggatagtattccatgtgtggcgaggtggcgatgggaacaaatgaaggcaaacagtgtgaattgtgtgcatgggtatatatgtatgtgtctgtgtgtgtatatatatgtgtacattgagatgtataggtatgtatatttgcgtgtttggacctgtatgtacatacatgtgtatggggtgggttgggccatttctttcgtctgtttccttgcgctatatatatatatatataaatatatatatatatatatatatattgcatgcgttttacatatatatatatatatatatatatatatatatatatatatatatatatatatatatatatatatatatatatatatatatatatatatatatatatatatatatatatatatatatatatatacatatatatatatatatctcttctcCAACAGCCTACTCAGCCAGCCAGGTCTCTTCTCCAACAGTCTACTCAGCCAGCCAGATCCCTTCTCCAACAGCCTACTGCGCCAGTTTACCTCCCTGTTCTGTGCCTCAGGCTACACGAGAGCCAGCGTCTGATTTTCATACAGCTGACACGACTCCCTTAGTTCCACCCTACAACACAACCTGGATCCCCTCCTCTCCTGTGCctttcaccacaccctcctcccgcaGTACTCCCTCCATTGCTCCATCCTCCCGCAGTGcgccctccaccactccctatcCCCTTGCTGCGCCCTCCGCCTCAACACCACAGTTGATTCCTCGTTCTCCCAATGCTTCCAACCAATTATGCTGTGCGAGCCTCGcggaccaacaccaccacacttgtcCGGAAAGCGCTCACAGAACGCTCCACGTTGCTCGTCCGCTACACAGGAGCAGCTTACCCTGGAGCTCTGGTGGCCTGGCCTCGTCTGGTGGCCTGGCCTTGTCTCATGTTGCCTACAGTACTCGGAGAACCTACGCTGAAAACTCAAAGTACGAGTACATAACGAGCTACGAGTTTCTTCGTAGGGTACATGATCTCGCTTTGGTTATGGCCAGCCAGAGGCTTTCTCTACGTTACCTGCAGAACCTGTCTTGCCCCGCACGTTGTCTCATCCAGGGAAGGATTTGGAAGTGGTTCAGATGCATCAAATCTCCATGGTCCCGAGAGATTACCCCGGTCTTTCGACAGTACTGCAAGAAGTTCATCATGGCTATGCTGTGCCCGCAGCAGGCGCCGAGCAAGGTCATCACTGTGGCAACGATGGTGGACACCGTTGAGAAGAAAGCCTATGCTGACGACCCGAACTTTAAGATGTACTACTGCTGGCAACTAGCCACCGTCCTATGTCTCATACTTGAGGAGTTGGGAAGCATCGGTCTGGCTAGATGACGGAGGGGCGAAGGTGGCATCCGCGAGACGTGTTGTTCGCGCACCACGTTGACAGTTGGACAAACGTTGAGTCGAAACTTTGAATCCGTCCATCATCATCAGCTCGCCTTGTGATgccacgactgtgtgtgtgtgtgtgtgtgtgtgtgtgtgtgtgtgtgtgtcgcagccgTCCGGGTGTATCTGCCACCTTTCTGTACTTAACTCAGCTGGACGAGTCTGCGCCTTCATGACCTTCAGTTCTCACTGTGGGAACTGCAGGTCTCATCTTCGACGCTGTCTAGGTCTTCGCTGGAAGGCCGTCTTGtaatatgttacacacacactcttgtgtaT
Proteins encoded in this region:
- the LOC139753913 gene encoding uncharacterized protein, whose translation is SPTAYSASQVSSPTVYSASQIPSPTAYCASLPPCSVPQATREPASDFHTADTTPLVPPYNTTWIPSSPVPFTTPSSRSTPSIAPSSRSAPSTTPYPLAAPSASTPQLIPRSPNASNQLCCASLADQHHHTCPESAHRTLHVARPLHRSSLPWSSGGLASSGGLALSHVAYSTRRTYAENSKYEYITSYEFLRRVHDLALVMASQRLSLRYLQNLSCPARCLIQGRIWKWFRCIKSPWSREITPVFRQYCKKFIMAMLCPQQAPSKVITVATMVDTVEKKAYADDPNFKMYYCWQLATVLCLILEELGSIGLAR